ggagcaactaagcccgcacgccctaactactgagcccacatgccacaactactgagcccacgcaccacaactactgaagcccacacgcctagagcccatgctcctcaacaaagagaagccaccgcaatgcgaagccttcgcactgcaacgaagagtagcccccgctcactgcagctagagaaagcccgcgcacagcaacaaagacccaaagcacccaaaaataaataaataaatttatttaaaaaacaaaaaaagaaaatctattgaCATGGGGAAGTGGAGACCATTAATGGAGAATAGCGGCTTTCAAAACAGCATGTGCAAGATAATCTCATTttgttaaaaaacatatatatgcatagGAAAATTCCTGTAATGTTATACAGTAAGCTGTGAAATGGTAACCTCTGGGTGGTGGAAAtatggtgtttatttttttcttttcaatatttgatgactttctaaaatgcatatatattgctttgtaaaaataaaaggttatttatttatttattttttttttccggtttgcgggcttctcactgttgtggcctctcccgttgcggagcacaggctccggacgcgcaggctcagcggccatggctcacgggcccagccgctccgcagcatgtgggatcttcccagaccggggcacgaacccgtgtcccctgcatcatcaggcagactctcaaccactgcgccaccagggaagccccaaaaggttATTTTTAATTAGAGAGGGAGTGTGGTCTGGGAGGGGCTTCATAGATTGTGTGATCACAAccctcattttttttcaaaggagGAAAATTTTTGACTCATcacactgactttaaaaaaaaaaacaaccctttttattgtggaaaatttcaaacagacCCAAGTATAGACAAAACATTCTACCAGCCTCAACAATGATCAACTCATGGTCATTCTTGTttcatcccccctcccctcccgacCCAATgcactttctccctttcctttttattctgaagCGAATCCCAGACCTCACATAATTTATCCCATTAATATTTCAGTACTATCTCTTTAAGGACTCAAAAATACACAACCACAATACATTATCATgcctaaaaaattaataattccttaatatcatcaaatatccagCCAGTAGCCATAATCCCAATTGTCTCATAAATGTAAGAAGTCAGTTTATTTGGTTGAATCAGGATCTAAATAAGGTCCATAAATCACAGTGGATGATATGTCTTTtgcagtctcttttaatctatggGTTGTTGCTCCATCTCTTTATTTTCCCTGGTGATATATTTGTGGAGGAATCCAGGTGGTTTGCCCCGAGGTGTTTCCCACAGTCCTAATTTTGCTGGTGTTCAATGTGTTCTCCTCtcctctgtatttcctgtaattggtagTGGCATCTAGAGGCTTGATCATATTCCTAGGTTCGATTTTTAGGGGGCAACAACACTTCATAGGTGGTGGTGCATTCTTCCATCAGGAGGCATAGAATGTCTGGTTATCTCTTATAATGTGCTATGTGATGTTGGCTGCTGTTGAAACTCAACACCTGGATCCACTCCTTCAGGGTGATGCTCCAATTCTAAAATTCTATCTTTGTTCATTAGCTGGAAGAGTTCTATAAAGAAAAACTTCCCTTCATCGGTGATCTGATAAAGGCAGATAGATGCTTGATTTTTCCCCTTACTTAcgagttttcaaaataatgaagtgATTCTCTGGCATCCTCCAAAGGCGAGCTATTTTTCAGCCATTATGAACTCATGAATTTAACTCAGTCCATTGCAGTTCTTACCCTTCCTGATGCTCCAATTATCCCAtcctttggccattgggagcctCTTCAGATTTGCTCCTGAGTCTTTTTGATGTGATCCTAGTAATCTTTGATAGAAATCTCTCATCAGAGCTGAAACATGATCTCAATGGGTAAAATGGGCCATGAAAGATAAGGCAGGTGTTATTTCtgaggtcttttttttctctcccctttggtTCGAAAAGCATTCCCTCCCCAGTAAAGGTCTCCCCGACccagctcctgcctccctcttgaCTTGAATGTTCCAGGGCCCTCTCACCTCTGGCTGTGCTGCCCTAGAGTTCCCTGCTTTGCTGGGGTTTCAAAAAGTAGAAAGTCAGCGTCGGAAGTGCCTTGGTGACCCCAGGAAGGGATGTGGAGTCCCAGGTGAGTTTTACCAGGTGtcaggcaggcagggctgggtccaGGCTGACTTCCCAGGGGATGCTCATTCCTCCAGATGCTATGTGAGGTTTATAATTCCAGCACACCCTGTTCTTTCAACTTCTAACTCTTCTCAGGCCTTTGATCTTGTACACCTAGCAGAAGGGCTGTGTACCTCTGGCTCATGGCAGCCTCAGCTGCCTGCCTCTGCCTGAGCCCCTCCTACCCTGACTCTGTCACTCCAGCCTTGCTGAGGTTCTGGTCTCTTTCTCATCTCCCCCATCTTGGTCTGTATCCCTACCCATCTCTCTTCAGCCTCAAAGGAGGTACTGTGCTATCTTATTCAATCTCCTCAACAACCCTctaatcattcccattttatagataaggaaagtgagaaaCTTAGCTGTTAGTGCTGatctgggacttgaacccacacaCGCCAGCTCCACAGTCCCTGACACCTCGTGCCTGCCTCTGCTTCTTGTCACTgagcactgtttttcttttttagaaaataatatctattttctgatttcagaatgaagacataaaaattcaagcaatataaatgttactattttttaaaagtaaacttaaGTCCCCTCTCTTCTCAGACCTCAAAATCATCACCATCAACTATCTGGTGTATTTCCTTCCAGACCTACATAAACgtttatgaataaataatttttctaaaactgGGCTTtctctgtaggtccttttctgcACATTGctttattcacttattaatttattGGGAACTGCTTCTTGTGTTTAGAACATCTATATTTCCTGCATTCTATTTAACAGTTTTAGTTTTCCATTGTAATTATTTAGTCAGTGCCATACTGATGaactttggggttgtttccaatttttcattatttcaaacAATGCTGCAATTAGCACCCTTGTGCATTTAGCTTTGCACACCTGTGTAACTACTTCCgtaggataaattcctggaaatgGAATTTCTGAGTCAAAACCATGCACATTTaagattttcataaatatttttaaaccgaCCTCCAGAGAgactgtattaatttacatttacacAATGAATGCCTGTCTTCTGCACATACTTGCCAGACTGATGTTacgaatttttttcagttttgtctgATGGGTGAAAAGTGttttattatggttttattttgcagtacTTATTGTTAAGGTTGAGCACGTACGTTTGTtggtaatttctctttctttggtgAATTGTCTGTTCATGTCCTTTGTTCACGTTTGCtggggttgttttttctttttcttatcaacTCACAAGTCTTTCTTATATATTGTATCAATCTTTTTAATATGTGTTAGAAATAACTTCCTTGTTTAATGTTTCTAGTTTGGCTTTGCCATATAGAAGTTTTAGCTGTGAATGAGATCAAACTTAAATGCCTTTTGgtttatttgttactgttttttttttttttctaatttttattggagtatagttgatttacatgttactggttttcatatcattttagaagggcctcctccctcccaagGTTATAAGAATGTTCACCCACTTCtcccttttaatattttgtttttacatttaaatctttcgatgtaatgaatgaaatagaaatccAGCTTCCCACACTCTCCCTTGACTAGCTAATTGTTCAAGAAACAATTATCAAATAATCTTTTCCCCACTATTCAAGTGCCACCTTTATCATGTACATGCTAGATTCCCATGTGCATTTGCtgctatttctggactctgttctgaTAGATTGTGCCATTCCTGTGCCAATCCCAGCTCACTGTGCTTTCAATATTTGATAGGCCAGGTCCCCCCCTTACTCATCTGTTTCGGAATGTTCTGGTTTTTCTCATTATCATTCTGGATAAACTTTTGAATAGTTTTGTCAAGTTTCCCAAATTATCCTTTTGAGATTTAGAGACTTCATTGAATTTACTGATTTAGGGAAGACTTACATCTTTTACATTGCGGTCTTCCTATTTAAGAACTAGTTATTACTCTGCCTATTCAAGTCTTGCTTGGTTGAGAAACTCAAAGtactttagttttattgattaaTCGAATAGAGGTCCTATACTTTTCTTGTTAAAGTACTCTTAGATATTTTATGATTCTTGTTGCTCTTATAAATGAGATATTTCCTTCCATTAACTTCCTAACTAATTATTAAAAAGCTATTGGAAATCCTGCCACTttcgacaacatggatggaccttgaaggcatgatgctaagtgaaataagtcagacagagaaaggcaaataccgtatggtctcatttatatgtagaatctgaaaaagaaagaaagaaaaccaaactcatagatacagagagattggttgccagagctgggaggtgggaggtggggaaaaatgggaggtggtcaaaaggtacaaacttccagttataagataagtaagtccTGGAGAGGTCacgtacagcatggtaactataattaacaatattatattctatgtttgaaagttgctaagagggtacatcttaaaagttctcatcacaagaaaaaaaaattgtaagtatCTGTGGTGACGGATGTCAACTAAACTTATCAGGGTgatcatttcactatatatatatatatagtgaaatttaaaagaaacataaataatttaaaagctatTCCTTGTTCTTAACTCTTATCTCTGTCCACACCCTCTCTATGGAGCTCAGTCTTGGCCTTGAGTACCATCTCTATGTTGATGACTCCTAACATCCAGTCTTGTCGGCTCTCCCAAACCATCATCGTCTTATCTCTAACTTGGTATTTCCTAAATTTCAAAAATTCTCACACCACTGTCATAATTTTTCGTATTCTGTATTCCACCTGTACtgttatttatttgcttactgtttttctttaaaccaattcattaaaaataaatttagcctTATCTTGTGCAATAACTGCTGTGACATAACAAGTAGTGTTCTGATGTGCTGATTAGAATTTCTCTAATATGCATGCGTATAAATACAGAACTAAAAGGCATCTCTGGTATCATCCTTGCATTTTTGAATCTCTGGTCTAGCTGGTAACAAACCTGAATATTCGCCATTGCTTCCCAGTCAACATTCTTCCCTCACGGCCCCTCTCAACCCCACTTTCCATGCTGTGTCAGGCTGATCATTTCCTCAGCCACCTGAGCGCCAAACTTGGGCTTCGTGGATACCCGCTTCGGCCCCTTCATCCCCATCAGAGGATGTTTTCTTTCAGTTGCATCTTGCAAACTCTCCCTTTGCCTTCCATTCTCCCAGACACTCTTTTTATCCTCCTCCCTGGATTCCTTCTTGAGGACCAGCCTCTTGCTTTGAGGCCCCTCCTTCTCCACCAGCTTCATCAAGGTTGACTCACTGCCCTCAGCATCATTTAAACACAGTTGCTGTGCCCATCCCACCACGGCAGATAATCATGACACGAGCTTGGGACCTTCCCCCTGCTCATCCAAACCTTACCTGTACTTTTAGGCTCACTGTACCTTGTCGGAGGAGTccagctctctccctctcctacTCCTGGAGCACTGCCTGGTGTCGGCTCAGGTATCTCACCTCCCTGAATAGACTACAAGCTGCTTGAGGACAGGCTTCAGTCGGAACGTTCCTTCTGCATCGGCGCACGGCCACGCACACATCAGATGCTCAATTAGGGTTTGCTGAGTCACTGCACGGTGGCGTTCCCAAAGACtttcctccagctccacctcTCCCTCTCACGTGCCATAGTAACCCGCCCTGCACAACCTCTGGCTCCCACCAACCAGGGGCAAGAGTGAAAACGGGACGGGTATATGAAAGGCGGAGCGCACTGAAACATAAGAAGCCAGTTCTAGGATCGTTagtcttttaatatattattctgaaaagaaaggaattaaaaaaaagttcctgACATCTCttctgagttttttgttttgctttttaatttaaataaataccctgcccgccccccacccgcgaaaatttccctccttccccatcaTCCCCCCCATCCCAGGTGCCAGACCCTCACCCTGGAGCTAAGTAAGATGCCTGCTTCAGAGCAGGCCAAGCTCACTACCAAATACTGGCGACTTGTAAATACTGTAAATGAGCCCTCTGGCCCCCGGGCTCCCCGGAGCGCCTCCCTTCTCCTGCTCCACTCCCCACTCCAGACCTGTCCCTAGCTTTGGCGGGGCGTGGATAGCAGGGCCTTTAGGCGTTGGGGAGAGTGCCAGCTTGGTTCCCTTTACCTGCCTGCAATTCCCCACTCCCTGTTCAGGAGTAGATCAGAAGGGCCAAGAATTGCCCcccagcccaaaataaataacaaaataaacagcacctcccccactccccactcttTAAAAGAGCCCCTCTACCTCTCACTCTCAGGTCCCTGTCCCTCGCTGACCCGCccccccttcttcctccctgacccttccctccttccccatgcTGACCTGGGCTTGGCCTTCGCCCTCTCAAGAGGAGGGGTCTGCTTGGCTCAGTGGGAAGAGCGGCGGAGGGCCTCACTCCCAACCTCAAGCCAACTCTCCCCCAAGTTTGTGGGGGTGCTGCTTGGCGCCCCCAACCCGATGGGCCCGGCCGACTCCCCGTCTCGGGGGCTAGGGTGGAGGGCAGAGGTTCTCCCCGGCTCTCTCTCACCTGGTCCTTCAAGCGTCCCTCTTTCGAGGCCGGTCTCCCCCGCCCCGCTCCCCGGTCCCGGCGCCCCGGCCTCCTCAGATAGCGGTGTCCCAGAGGACTGTGTGCTGCCGGCGGCAGGGCGGGGTGCCGGACTTGCGGGGCTCAGGCCCGCGCCGCCAGCTGGGGAGGATGGGCATGCTCTCCTGCTTGCAGAGGCCGCGGTCGGGCCGGTGGCGCGCCTTGATCTCCTTGCACACGCAGCGCTTGCGCTCGATCACCTCCAGCAGCTTGCCGTCGCGCTCGCGGGTGGCCTGGGGCGGCAGgggcagcggcagcggcagcggcagcgcAGGCTGGATCTGTGCCCCTTCCTCCCGCCGCCGGCCCCGACggggatggggggggggagggaggaataaggGGGTCAAGGACCTCAGAGTCACCCGGCCCTGTCCCCACCGCCGAGCGCCGAGGCCAATGCGTGGCCCAGAAACAAGTCATCTCTTGCCCCCAAGGCCTCCGTCCTCTCTCCCTGCGCCCTGGTGCCAGGCGGTGCGTGTCTCACCCCAGGAAGGGGCGCCTTTTCAAAGCCGTCTTCCCAGCAGGCTGCATTTTTCCACCCAGAGGGGATGTCTCTTTCTAAACGCAACGCACAAAGGCGCACGTCGGCCAGTGGCGGCCCTGGCTGGCTACCCAGGATCTCCCCCACCCTCTCGCTCTCCAGCCGTCCCTGTTAGTCTGTGGCAGGCCCCAGCCTGAAGTCTTGCCTTTCTTCACTCACCCCGGCCTTCTTGCCTACCTGTTCCTTCACAAATAAAATGCCCAACCCCGTCTCCCTCCTCACCTGGCTCGGGGCATCCCTGGGCTGGCTGCAGGGCCGAGGGGTGTGGAGCGCGGCCTGCCGGACTCCTGAGGTGGAGGCGGAGCGCCCCAGGCGGTAGCCTCCCGTGAAGTCTGAGGCAGAAGACAGAGGGGTGAGAAGGGAAGGGGCCTCCACGTTCCCCTCCCCCAGTTCCCTGAGGACAGCCCGTGCcaggccgccccccaccccagcctcattAGAGGAGGAAAGGGGTTGGAGATGTGGTATTATAATGTAGGGCCCAGGGGCTTcctgggtggcacagtggttgggagtccgcctgctgatgcaggggactcgggtttgtgccccggtcagggaggatcccacatgccacggagcggctgggcccgtgagccatggccgctgggcctgtgcgtccggagcctgtgctccgcaacgggagaggccacagcggtgagaggcccgcgtacagcaaaaaaaaaaaaaaaaaaaaagaatgtagggcCCAGGATGAGGACCCTGAGAGATTTCCCCCAGCCCGCCCATCTGTGTGCTGGTGTACGAGGGCTGAGCGTGTCACCTCCGTTGCGGTGGCAGGCGGGGAAGGTCTGGCAGGGTATGGGCAGCGCGGGGCGGCTTCCTCCTCGGTCCCCTCCGTGGTGGATCCTGGCCAGCAGGCCCTCTGCCCCCTGGCTCCTCACTGGGATCCCTGATGCCACAGAGCCTCTGTCCTCACGCTCCACCTTGCCTGCACCCTCGGCACTGCCATTCCAGGCCTGGACACTGTCCTCGACCTCTCCTGGGTGACAAGGAGAGCTCTGAGACTGTACAAGGAGAAGGGTCTTGCTGTCCCCCCAGCTATACACACCGCGGCCTGGGTGGACCAGAAGTAACTTGCCCCGTTGCAGGTCACAGCTGGGAAGGGGGGGGGCGCCCTGCTTCACACAGAACATACACAGAAGGAGGGACGCCAGTCCTGGCACCACCCCTGGGCTGAGAATCATAGATATTTACTGCTGCCAAACCCTCTTCCCTGTTCAGAGGGGTCTCCCCTACCCCAGTTTAACTTCAGAGCCCCTCCAGCCCCAGACAGTGCCAGAATAAACACCGTCTGAAACAGAGACCGGGGGGGCTGTTCCCTAGGAGGGGGAGAATTCCCAAAGCCAGGAAGTGAGAAGGGGGGCATTGGGGGAAGGGCTGCATGTGAACTAAGCTCATCTCCCAGAGTAAGCCTGGCAGAGCATTGCGTTGCCAAGCAACGGTAGgggcctccctctcctctccctcctgtctGGATGGGTTGCCATGGTAACGGCTGGGAGGCAGCTGTGTTTAGCTCCTAGTGTGCGcacactcacaaacacacacccctGCAGCCCAgcgaagggaggggcagggaatAGAGCGGGacagggcaggaggaggagacCAGATTCTACCCCGTCCCCATCCCAGGTCTTCCTGCCCCTCCAGAGCACACACGGGGACCCCATCCCTTCAGTCTGCTGCATGCCCCCATCCCTCTTGTCTCCCAGAAAAGTTCCCAGTTCAGGACAATGGGCTGTGGCTTCCAAGTATGCCCTTCAACACCTCCCCCAAATCATCACGGAcatcccctgtcccctccccgtCACCCCCTCCTCACTCACTGTCCAGCTCTTTCGCCTTCCTCCCGCCATACAGGACCTTCCTCTGCAGAGCCCAGCCTGCCCCAAACGTCGAGGCGCtcatctcctcttcttcctcttctggtGTCCCCGCGCTGGCGATGACGTGGGCACAAGAAAGGCTGGCAAAGGCCCCCCCGTCGGTCCCTTGCTCCTGCAGCTGGATCTTGACCACGGGGGATGGAGCCCCCATTCCACAGCCCTTATTCAGCACCCCCCCAGCCTTGAGGCTCTCATAGGCAGGGGGTCTCTTGAGCCCAGCTGCCACAGCTGGGTAGGTCCAGAGGGGGGTCAGGGGGCCTGCAGTTGGGTCCGGAAGGCTGTGTGGGGAGGCCAGGCAGGCGCGGTGGTGGAGAACCCCAGCTGCTGCGCCCATAGCCCCGCCATGGGGGCTGGACTTCCCAGGCACGGGGGGTCTCGAGCGGGTGCACAGCATCCCGTGGAGGACTGAGATCTCCTTCTCCGTCTTTGGCTCCCCAGCGCCCAGGGGCGGACCGGTGGGCAGGACGGAGTGCGTGGTCACCTTGACTGCTGAGTACACCATGGTGTAAGACACGGCCTTGTCCTTGGGGGGGCCGGGGAGCAAGGCAGCCGGGGCAGGAGGGGCTGCCGGCACCCCTGCCGCCTTGGGGCAGATCATGCTGTGGGAATTGGGGAGCTCCCTCTC
The sequence above is a segment of the Orcinus orca chromosome 16, mOrcOrc1.1, whole genome shotgun sequence genome. Coding sequences within it:
- the NYAP1 gene encoding neuronal tyrosine-phosphorylated phosphoinositide-3-kinase adapter 1; amino-acid sequence: MNLLYRKTKLEWRQHKEEEAKRSSSKEGAPAGSSGPGAGPGPGVRVRDVASLRRSLRMGFMTMPASQEHTPHPCRSAMAPRSLSCHSVGSIDSVGGVPGGGGGGLTEDGSTRRPPAKPRRHPSTKLSMAGPGAETPPSKKAGSQKPTPEGRESSRKVPPQKPRRSPNTQLSVSFDESCPPAASPRGGNPPLHRLSRGSCVAGDPEVGAQEEEPVYIEMVGDVFRGGGRSGGGLTGPPLGGGGGPTPTAGADSDSEESEAIYEEMKYPLPEEAGEGRANGAPPLTASSTPHQPHALQLHTQRRPASALPSRREGTPTKTTPCEIPPPFPNLLQHRPPLLAFPQAKPASRAPGDGVSRLPVLCHSKEPAGSTPAPQVPARERETPPPPPPPPAANLLLLGPSGRARSHSTPLPPQGSGQPRGERELPNSHSMICPKAAGVPAAPPAPAALLPGPPKDKAVSYTMVYSAVKVTTHSVLPTGPPLGAGEPKTEKEISVLHGMLCTRSRPPVPGKSSPHGGAMGAAAGVLHHRACLASPHSLPDPTAGPLTPLWTYPAVAAGLKRPPAYESLKAGGVLNKGCGMGAPSPVVKIQLQEQGTDGGAFASLSCAHVIASAGTPEEEEEEMSASTFGAGWALQRKVLYGGRKAKELDREVEDSVQAWNGSAEGAGKVEREDRGSVASGIPVRSQGAEGLLARIHHGGDRGGSRPALPIPCQTFPACHRNGDFTGGYRLGRSASTSGVRQAALHTPRPCSQPRDAPSQIQPALPLPLPLPLPPQATRERDGKLLEVIERKRCVCKEIKARHRPDRGLCKQESMPILPSWRRGPEPRKSGTPPCRRQHTVLWDTAI